Within Ralstonia pickettii DTP0602, the genomic segment GCAAAGAAGTCCGCAGTGACTTCGGTCAGGATCACCAGCATGGCGACGCACATCAGCACAATCGAAATTGGATCGAAGACTGGCATGCCAAAAGCGAGCGGCCGGATTACTGCAAGCCACGGCTCATTGCTGAGGCTGGAAAAATCTGCCTTACCGATTGCGATGGCAAGGGCTGTTCCCGTAAGGAGGCCGACCAGCACCGCAGCATTGCGAAGCAGTCCGCGGCCGAGCCCGAAGACCAGCAGCACGGTAACCAGCGATACGCCGGCCAGCATCAGGTTCACTGGGGAGCCGAAGTCTGGCGATTTGGGAGAGCCACCGGCGGACCAGCGCACTGCGACCGGCAGCAGCGACAAGCCGATCAGCAGGATCGTCGTACCCATGACGACCGGCGGAAAAAAGCGCCTGACCCTGCCAAAGAAGGGGGCAACAAGCATGCAGAAGATGCCTGCAGCAATGGTGGCGCCATACACCGCCGGCATGCCATGTTCTTTCCCGATCAGGATCATCGGCGTCACTGCGACAAAGCTGCACCCCTGGATCAACGGAAGCCGGATGCCGAACTTCCAAAAGCCGACCGATTGAATCAAGGTCGCGATCCCGCACGCGAACAAATCGGCATTGATCAACATCACAAGCTGATCGTGGGACAGGCCGATGGCGTTGCCCACGACAATCGGGATGGAAACCGCCGCGGCATACATGACTAACAGATGCTGTAAAGCCAGCACCAGATTCTTGCCGGGCGGTAGCCAGGCATCGACCGGATGTACGCGGTCGGTTTGGGGGGCGTTCATAGTCTCACTCCAGAAAAATGGATGGGAAGTCTCTTGCTTCCTCGTTCGGATGAAGTTGCATCTGTGTGCCTGCATATTGGTCATTCCGCCACTTCGAGGCAAGCTCGCGGCGCAACTGGTGCAGTGCACCATAAAAAGCAGCATAGATGCCCTTGTCTACCCTTAACACCAAGCGAGGTATGGCAATTTGTCCGAAGCGATGAAATGTGCAGACGCGGAAATGCTCCTCAGTATTGGCTTTATTGATTTCCTAAGTTGGCGTTTTCGGTAGCCAACCGGTCAGCCGCGCCGGATATCCGATTTCTCGCTACTCACTATCGTTCCGGGTGGGATGCCTCTCGCGACTTGGGCTCATAGACTCTCCTCATCGTTGATCTGACGATGAAGCGGGCAGCGGGGCGGTTACCGCCGGCGGCCCAGTATGGAGACAGACAAATGAGTGGTGACAAGTTATCTCTGGCCGTGGCAGCCATCCGCAGCATCACGACCGAAGTGAAAGAGTTCACGTTTCGCAATGCCAACGGCGTAAGCCTTCCCTCCTATTCTCCCGGCGCCCATCTGCGCTTCACGCTGGAGGCTGGCAGCACGCGTCACGATCGTTGCTATTCGCTTCTGGACGCTGGCAACAGTTCCAACCTCTATCGCATTGCCGTACATCGTTCCCGCCAAAGTCGTGGTGGTTCGGCGTTCCTGTGCGAACAGGTCGCTGTTGGCGATGTGCTTGAGTGCACGGCGCCCCGCAACGATTTCCCGCTGTCCAAGGATGCAGATCATCACGTGCTGATTGCCGGAGGCATCGGAATTACCCCGATCCTTGCCATGGCGAAGGCACTGCACGGCGCTGGCAGTTCCTACGAACTGCACTACGTCGCCCGCAGGGCGGAAGCGATGCCGTATTGCGATGATGTTGTTTCCCGGTTCGGGCCGCTTGCTCGACTCTATTTCGACCATGGAGAGCCGGCCCGGGGGATGCCAATTAGCGACATCATCGGCGTGCCCGAAAAAGGCCGGCATCTCTATGTCTGCGGTCCGCAGGCGATGATCGATGCAACGCTCGGATTTGCTTCAGAACGCGGGTGGGAGCGGGATGCAGTGCATTTTGAATTGTTCGCCAACGCCCCGCGTGAAGATGACGAACAGATTGAACTGCAACTGGCAAGAAGCCAGCGCACCGTCCGTGTCGCGCCGACGGAAAGCCTGCTGGACGCCTTGCTGCGCGATGGACTGGATCTGCTTTATGACTGCCGTCGTGGTGAATGCGGCGTCTGTGCTGTCAACGTAATTGACGGCATTCCTGACCACCGCGATTACGCGTTGAGCGATGCGCAGAAGGCGGCCAATGGAACGATCTGCCTGTGCGTCTCGCGCGCCAAGACTGCCACGCTGAAACTCGACCTCTAGTCGGCAACCAAAAAATGCAATAAAGGAGCCAACATGAAATGGATTAGAAATCGGTGGTACGCCGCTGCCCTGAGCAACGAGCTCGGCAGTACGATGATCTCGCGCCGATTGTTCGATGAAAACGTGGTGCTATTCCGCGATGCCGACGGCCACCCGGCCATGCTCAGCGATCGTTGCCCACACAAGGGCGCACCGCTTTCACGGGGAAAGCTATGCGCTGGCGTTATCAGCTGCCCATATCACGGCCTGCAGTTCGACGGCGACGGAAAGTGTGTCCACATCCCCAGCCAGAGCAATATCCCGCCAACCGCGCGGCTGAAGGCATACCCCTGCATCGAGCGCTACGGCATTGCCTGGTTCTGGCCTGGGGATCCGGACCTTGCAGACCCCGCCGTGCTATTGGACATCCCGAACTATGGCGCGCCAGGCTGGGATGCCTTTCATGGTCCTCACACCCTGTTCCCTGCCAGTATTGAAAATATTCTCGACAACCTTGTCGACCCTGCCCACACGACTTTCGTGCATCAAGGCACCATTGGCGGCGCAGATGCGAGCGAGGTGCCACTGACGGTCGAACAGCGCGATTCCCGGATTACTGTCGGTCGCTGGATCGAACAGTCAGAGCCGGTACCCGTCATGCAACGCTATGGAGGCTTCCAGGGCCGTGTGGACCGCTGGCAGTTCTACCACCTTTATGCGCCAAATATCTCGCTTGTCGACATGGGAGCCGTCGACGCCGGCGGCGCACGCGATGAAGACAGCCTGAACCGACAGTACCGCACGCTTTCTTATGCGGCGCTGACGCCAGAAGGCGACCACACCACGCACTATTTCTGGTTCGTCCTGCGCACCTTTGCCCTTGGCAACGAAGACGTAACAAAGGAGATGCGCCAGGCGTACATCATCACGTTCGACGAAGATCGCGCATTGCTTGGGGCGATTCAGGCGAATACTGGGGACATGCTCGGCAATCCCCTTCGACTTGCCATCGATAACGCATCGATCCGCTTGCGCCGACTCCTTGATCGGCTCCTGGAGCAAGACCAAAGCCCTGTTACCGATTCCCCTTCCAACAACATCGCGATTGTGGAGAATTCATGCGCGAACTCCTGATTGGCTGCAATGGCCGCAGCGCCCAGCACGCCCCTGGCAATGCACCATCGATTGACCAGCAGTTCCGCATGGTGAAGGCCGCCGGCGTGTTCGATTTCTTCGACCGGTTGCCTCAACCCGGACAGGAAGCAGAGTATCTACGTGCTTCGGATAAGCACGGCCTACCGATCCTTACCGGGCTTTGGACCTATACGGCCGGAAGAGATGAGGCATTGCTGCTGCAGAACCTGCGGCTCGCAAAAAGTGCAGGCAGTCACTGCCACAACATCATGCTGTACGATGCGCACGCTGACGGCCATTCGCTCAACGACGACGAAGTCGTTGCATTCTATTGCTTTGCATTTGAGGAAGCGGCCCGTCTGAATATCGAGATCACATTCGAAGTACACATCTACATGTGGTCCGAAGACTTCCGCAGGGTGCTTGCGGTCGCGCAGAAGGTTCGGGAGCGTGGCATGCAGTTCAATTTTCTGCTGGACCATAGCCACGTGCTGCTCAAGCTTGAATCCCCTGCGGAGCAGGATCGGTCCGGTGTCCGCCAGGATGTGGAGGCGGGCGAGCTCATCCTCGATCCGTTCGAGCCGGGCAATATTCTCGATGCCTGGATTGCGGAAAACATGACCCTATGGCATTCGGTCCGGCCTGTGGCGCCGAACGGGCCAGTGAACAAGTGGGCCAGTCACCCGGATGGACAGCCCGGTCGGGCGTGCCAGTACCCCTTTCTGAAGCCGCGTCCGGGCGAGTGGCATAGCGAATGGTTTGCTTACAAGCTTGAACCTTCGAAGGAGGTTGTACGCAAAGTGTTTGCGGCCCACTTCCGCAACGCTGACAGCCGCCTGCGCTATGTCACGACCGAGATCATCGATATGCCCGACTATGGCGAAGGCGCCAAGTATTCCTTGTTCGAGCATAGCGTAGCGCTGGCAGAGTGGTTGCGGGCCGAGATGGGCAACGCGAAGTCGGCATCCAAGTTGCTGTAGCAGCGGGCCACACCGCGGTGCCGCTTGCAATGATCGCGCATGCTGCATCGGTACTCCACAAGCGATCATGATCCGGGCGAAACTGCGCTCTGGACGCTAATCAGGAGATGAATTGGTATGAAGACGAAAGCTGCCGTCGCATGGAAAGCGGGCGAGGCATTGACGATCGAGACGGTCGAACTGGCCGGTCCACGCGAGGGCGAGGTGCTGGTGGAACTGAAGGCCACCGGCATCTGCCACACCGATTACTACACGCTGTCCGGGGCGGACCCGGAAGGCCTTTTCCCGGCCATTCTCGGGCATGAAGGCGCAGGCGTCGTCGCCGAGGTAGGGCGGGGCGTCACGGCGCTGAAGCCCGGCGATCACGTGATCCCGCTCTACACCCCGGAATGCCGGCAGTGCAAGTTCTGCCTGTCGCAGAAGACAAACCTGTGCCAGGCAATTCGTGCGACACAAGGCAAGGGTCTGATGCCTGATGGGACTTCGCGCTTCTCGCTCGACGGGCGGCCACTATTCCACTACATGGGAACGTCGACTTTCGCCAACCATATCGTGGTGCCGGAGATCGCGTTGGCCAAGATCCGTCCGGACGCCCCGTTCGACAAGGTCTGCTATATCGGCTGTGGCGTGACGACCGGTGTGGGCGCCGTGCTGTTCACGGCGAAAGTGGAAGCCGGAGCGAACGTGGTGGTGTTCGGCCTCGGTGGCATTGGCCTGAACGTGATACAGGCGGCGAAGATGGTCGGCGCCAACAAGATCATCGGCGTGGACCTCAATCCCGGGCGGGAAGCGATGGCACGCAAGTTCGGCATGACCGATTTCGTCAATCCGAAAGATGTTGGCAACGTGGTCGACCATATCATCCAGCTAACCGATGGCGGGGCGGATTACTCGTTCGAATGCATCGGCAATACGCAGGTCATGCGCCAGGCGCTCGAGTGCTGCCACAAAGGCTGGGGCAAATCGATCGTCATTGGCGTGGCCGAGGCAGGCGCCGAGATCTCTACCCGTCCGTTCCAACTGGTGACGGGGCGCGAGTGGAAGGGCTCGGCCTTCGGTGGCGCCCGCGGACGGACCGATGTACCCAAGATCGTCGACTGGTATATGGAGGGAAAGCTGAATATTGACGATCTGATCACCCACGCGCTGCCTCTAGAACGCATCAACGAGGGATTCGATCTCATGAAGCGCGGCGAGTCTATTCGCTCCGTCGTGTTGTACTGAACGTACTGGCTTGGCGGGCGGTGGTCTCCTGCGTCTCCCGTGGACCGCCCGTCTTTTTTATCGAGAAATGGAAACACTGACCAAACATCGCTGCCATGGCGGCAGCCAGGGTTACTACAGCCACCCCTCAGAGGTGATCGGCCTTCCCATGCGGCTGTCCGTCTACCTTCCTCCACAGGCCGAAACCAAGCGGGTGCCAGCTTTGATTTACCTGGCCGGGCTGA encodes:
- a CDS encoding purine permease (K16169: pbuX; xanthine permease), coding for MLLFMVHCTSCAASLPRSGGMTNMQAHRCNFIRTRKQETSHPFFWSETMNAPQTDRVHPVDAWLPPGKNLVLALQHLLVMYAAAVSIPIVVGNAIGLSHDQLVMLINADLFACGIATLIQSVGFWKFGIRLPLIQGCSFVAVTPMILIGKEHGMPAVYGATIAAGIFCMLVAPFFGRVRRFFPPVVMGTTILLIGLSLLPVAVRWSAGGSPKSPDFGSPVNLMLAGVSLVTVLLVFGLGRGLLRNAAVLVGLLTGTALAIAIGKADFSSLSNEPWLAVIRPLAFGMPVFDPISIVLMCVAMLVILTEVTADFFAVGEMVDKEIDDKAIARGLRADGLSTVIGGLLNTFPYCAYNANVGLVAMSGVRSRWVVATTGVLLLGLGLFPKLAALFASMPLAVLGGAGLVMFSMIATTGLRILAKVDLANGNNTIIIAASLGVGLITVAVPGFYEQVDGTLRIFLHSGITTGCLTAIVLNALFNRKPRKSAEQAALVI
- a CDS encoding alcohol dehydrogenase (K00121: frmA, ADH5, adhC; S-(hydroxymethyl)glutathione dehydrogenase / alcohol dehydrogenase [EC:1.1.1.284 1.1.1.1]) codes for the protein MKTKAAVAWKAGEALTIETVELAGPREGEVLVELKATGICHTDYYTLSGADPEGLFPAILGHEGAGVVAEVGRGVTALKPGDHVIPLYTPECRQCKFCLSQKTNLCQAIRATQGKGLMPDGTSRFSLDGRPLFHYMGTSTFANHIVVPEIALAKIRPDAPFDKVCYIGCGVTTGVGAVLFTAKVEAGANVVVFGLGGIGLNVIQAAKMVGANKIIGVDLNPGREAMARKFGMTDFVNPKDVGNVVDHIIQLTDGGADYSFECIGNTQVMRQALECCHKGWGKSIVIGVAEAGAEISTRPFQLVTGREWKGSAFGGARGRTDVPKIVDWYMEGKLNIDDLITHALPLERINEGFDLMKRGESIRSVVLY